ATCAGGAGATACGAGATTGACCTTATCTGCTATTTCTTTAAAATCAAACTCATCATAAGAGCAAAAAGGCAGCGATTCAAAGGACATTTCTTTAATTCGGGAATCTATCCCAACTAACTGGCTTTTCAATGCCTGCAATAAAGAGTCTGATGCTCCGAGAAACGTCATCTTGTATTTCCGTTGACGAATAATATCCTCAAAAAGCTCACTGCCGGAATACTGCTTCATCCTTTTCCGATATATCAGCCGCAAATACACGGGCACCCAACTGCTATCACACACATTAAACAAAGCTGTTTGTAGAATCGACCGGAACGCAGGCTCTTTCACCGAATGAGTCAATACCACTCCGTCAACTACACAGACAAATCCTTTCCGGTCTTC
The Parabacteroides sp. FAFU027 DNA segment above includes these coding regions:
- a CDS encoding WecB/TagA/CpsF family glycosyltransferase, yielding MNEYFGIRYEFEHPEVLRLIENALSEDRKGFVCVVDGVVLTHSVKEPAFRSILQTALFNVCDSSWVPVYLRLIYRKRMKQYSGSELFEDIIRQRKYKMTFLGASDSLLQALKSQLVGIDSRIKEMSFESLPFCSYDEFDFKEIADKVNLVSPDIIWVGLGAPKQEHFMNNLLPYIDRGVMIGVGAVFKFYSGIEDMKRAPRWMVNYKLEWLYRLISEPAKQSRRVAQILRFTPQLILKECKNRKPC